One region of Termitidicoccus mucosus genomic DNA includes:
- a CDS encoding FKBP-type peptidyl-prolyl cis-trans isomerase, which translates to MKNIHVILILGAALTIVALISRSGMLARKNPGEPINSAMRAATQTAEKHELSAQDLEGIAKRFPHAGIVVLPSGLRYIVLAEGQGEAPRRGQTVVAHYTGTLLNGKVFDSSAGGQPFEFAVGAGRVIPGWDEAFLGMKKGEKRVLIIPYWLGYGERGAGSDIPGKATLVFEVEVLDIK; encoded by the coding sequence ATGAAGAACATCCATGTCATTTTGATCCTCGGCGCGGCGCTGACGATTGTCGCGCTCATCTCGCGCTCCGGCATGCTGGCGCGCAAAAATCCCGGCGAACCCATCAACAGCGCCATGCGCGCGGCCACGCAGACAGCGGAAAAGCATGAGCTGTCCGCGCAGGATTTGGAGGGGATCGCGAAGCGGTTTCCCCATGCCGGGATCGTGGTGCTGCCGAGCGGGCTGCGTTACATCGTGCTCGCGGAAGGGCAGGGCGAGGCGCCCCGGCGCGGGCAGACGGTGGTGGCGCACTACACGGGGACGCTGCTCAATGGAAAAGTGTTCGACTCGTCGGCGGGCGGGCAGCCGTTTGAATTCGCCGTGGGCGCGGGGCGCGTGATTCCGGGCTGGGACGAGGCTTTTCTTGGCATGAAAAAGGGCGAGAAACGCGTGCTGATCATTCCTTACTGGCTCGGCTATGGCGAGCGCGGCGCGGGCAGCGATATCCCGGGGAAGGCCACGCTGGTGTTTGAGGTGGAGGTGCTGGATATCAAATGA
- a CDS encoding transposase, producing the protein MRLLNKALQVLDGAPVRVLLMDREFGGKQWLSWLERRGLGYVVRVKSNHWIGPHRADWLSRRGRERFVVFGRSGCILPPRP; encoded by the coding sequence ATGCGCCTGCTGAACAAAGCCCTGCAGGTGCTCGATGGTGCGCCGGTGCGCGTGCTGCTGATGGACCGCGAATTTGGCGGCAAACAATGGCTTTCCTGGCTGGAGCGGCGCGGCCTCGGCTACGTGGTGCGGGTCAAGTCGAACCACTGGATCGGGCCGCACAGGGCCGACTGGCTGAGCAGGCGGGGCCGCGAGCGCTTCGTGGTGTTCGGGCGCAGCGGGTGTATTTTGCCGCCACGGCCATGA
- a CDS encoding ABC transporter ATP-binding protein, protein MVSIRTSNLTKRFGTVVALYQLDLEIKPGELFFLLGPSGCGKTTLLRSLAGFVMPDAGNIFFGDDDVTRLEPHKRNTGMMFQSYALWPHMTVAENVAFGLGERRVPKAEIKRRVAEALESVRMAEYAGRSPNQLSGGQQQRVALARALVIRPRCLLLDEPLSNLDAKLRLEMRSEIRRVCKEFNLTTVYVTHDQKEALSISDRMAVLEAGKILQIGTPREIYKRPAWKTVANFIGETNFIAGTVAGVENGRVFVTTPVGRFEGVPGNPEKMPAPGWLVTLSIRPECWRLEHGPREVNSVPGRIGGSVYLGEVAQHDFVPSRSGGEAEKDGAGTLKILETNPRFTAQPADGPELHAAVDAGDVVVLEA, encoded by the coding sequence ATGGTTTCCATCCGCACCTCAAACCTGACAAAGCGTTTCGGCACGGTAGTGGCTTTGTATCAACTGGATTTGGAGATAAAGCCCGGGGAGCTCTTTTTCCTGCTCGGGCCGAGCGGCTGCGGGAAAACCACGCTGCTGCGGAGTCTGGCGGGGTTCGTGATGCCGGATGCGGGAAATATTTTTTTCGGCGACGATGACGTGACGCGCCTGGAGCCGCACAAACGGAACACGGGCATGATGTTTCAGAGTTACGCGCTCTGGCCGCACATGACCGTGGCGGAAAATGTCGCGTTTGGGCTGGGCGAACGGCGCGTGCCCAAGGCCGAGATCAAGCGGCGCGTGGCCGAGGCGCTCGAATCGGTGCGCATGGCGGAATACGCCGGACGCAGCCCCAACCAGCTTTCCGGCGGGCAGCAGCAGCGCGTGGCGCTGGCGCGCGCCCTGGTGATCCGGCCGCGGTGCCTGCTGCTCGACGAGCCGCTGTCGAACCTCGACGCGAAACTGCGCCTGGAAATGCGCTCGGAGATCCGGCGCGTCTGCAAGGAGTTCAACCTGACCACGGTTTACGTGACGCACGACCAGAAGGAGGCGCTGTCCATTTCCGACCGCATGGCGGTGCTGGAGGCCGGGAAGATTCTGCAAATCGGCACTCCCCGCGAAATCTACAAGCGCCCGGCGTGGAAAACGGTGGCGAACTTCATCGGCGAGACCAACTTCATCGCGGGCACGGTTGCCGGCGTGGAAAACGGCCGGGTGTTCGTGACGACGCCGGTCGGCCGGTTTGAGGGCGTGCCGGGCAACCCGGAAAAGATGCCCGCCCCGGGCTGGCTCGTGACGCTTTCGATCCGGCCGGAATGCTGGCGGCTGGAACACGGCCCGCGCGAGGTCAATTCGGTGCCGGGACGCATCGGCGGCTCGGTGTATCTCGGCGAGGTGGCGCAGCATGATTTTGTGCCTTCGCGCAGCGGGGGCGAGGCGGAAAAGGACGGCGCGGGGACGCTGAAGATCCTCGAGACGAATCCGCGTTTCACCGCGCAGCCGGCGGACGGCCCGGAATTGCACGCCGCGGTGGATGCCGGGGATGTCGTGGTGCTGGAGGCGTGA
- a CDS encoding NAD(P)H-dependent glycerol-3-phosphate dehydrogenase, whose translation MNFAIIGAGAWGTAFSIHLSRLGHTVTLVPRRFEQALALASSRENADYLPGIPLPPSLQIGHELAPVLMEAEIMLLACPSQALRATCERIAGNLASATRLALVISLSKGLELGTHLRPVEIIEAVLPGRAAATLTGPTNAAEVARGLPSAMVLAAARIDETTTSVQAALSGPSLRVYTSTDVAGAEFGGCLKNIYAITAGCCDGLRLGDNARAALLTRALAEMLRVGQALGARPETFYGLSGFGDLVATCHGNWSRNRQFGFQIGEGRAVAKLLEGRKTVVEGYKTTASFAELCAERKIDAPILRETYAVLYEGKSPAKTLADLMGRELKRES comes from the coding sequence ATGAATTTCGCCATCATCGGCGCGGGCGCTTGGGGCACCGCGTTTTCCATCCACCTGAGCCGCCTCGGCCATACCGTCACGCTTGTGCCGCGCCGCTTCGAGCAGGCACTCGCCTTGGCTTCGTCGCGGGAAAACGCCGATTACCTGCCCGGCATCCCGCTGCCCCCCAGCCTGCAAATCGGCCACGAACTCGCACCCGTGCTCATGGAGGCCGAGATCATGCTGCTCGCCTGCCCCTCGCAGGCGCTCCGCGCCACCTGCGAGCGGATCGCCGGAAACCTCGCGTCCGCCACCCGGCTCGCGCTTGTCATCAGTCTTTCCAAGGGCCTCGAACTCGGCACGCACCTGCGCCCCGTCGAAATCATCGAGGCCGTGCTCCCGGGCCGCGCCGCCGCCACGCTCACCGGCCCGACCAACGCCGCCGAGGTCGCGCGCGGCCTGCCGTCCGCCATGGTGCTCGCCGCCGCGCGTATCGATGAAACCACTACATCCGTGCAGGCCGCGCTCAGCGGCCCGAGCCTGCGCGTCTACACCAGCACCGACGTGGCGGGGGCGGAGTTCGGCGGCTGCCTGAAAAACATCTACGCCATCACCGCCGGGTGCTGCGACGGCCTGCGCCTCGGCGACAACGCCCGCGCCGCGCTCCTCACGCGCGCGCTCGCCGAGATGCTCCGGGTCGGCCAGGCGCTCGGCGCGCGCCCCGAGACTTTCTACGGACTGAGCGGCTTCGGCGATCTCGTCGCCACCTGCCACGGGAACTGGAGCCGCAACCGCCAGTTCGGCTTCCAAATCGGCGAAGGCCGCGCCGTCGCGAAGTTGCTCGAAGGCCGCAAAACCGTGGTCGAGGGTTACAAGACCACGGCATCCTTCGCCGAACTCTGCGCCGAGCGAAAAATCGACGCCCCCATCCTCCGCGAAACCTACGCGGTCCTCTACGAGGGCAAGTCGCCCGCCAAGACCCTCGCCGACCTCATGGGCCGGGAGTTGAAGCGCGAGTCATAA
- a CDS encoding inositol monophosphatase codes for MQRARRLLCSLQNHIRQAILDARARHAARFARVAAVTSADTIYHIDTISEVAIIAWFERHWPRAWPVQVVMEGIEDDTPLTFPRGTPVKRTRYKCILDPIDGTRGLMYDKRPGWILAALAPQRGPRTGLADITVAAMTELPVSKQWRSEQFSAIRGAGPRGVRGTWTNVLTGATGRVRPAPSQAAGLEHGFASVSKFFPDGKVLLAQFEEKLWAALQPPAPGGGSPLIFDDQYISTGGQLHELLSGHDRITVDVRPAAFAKLGLPSSLTCHPYDICAALILTEAGCIVENPAGGALRAPLDTTTPVSWIGYANPALARRARPVVRRLLREFFG; via the coding sequence ATGCAACGCGCACGCCGGCTTCTCTGTTCGCTCCAAAACCACATCCGACAGGCGATCCTCGACGCCCGCGCGCGCCACGCCGCGCGGTTCGCCCGCGTCGCCGCCGTCACCAGCGCCGACACCATCTACCACATCGACACGATCAGCGAGGTCGCGATCATCGCATGGTTCGAGCGCCATTGGCCGCGCGCGTGGCCGGTGCAGGTCGTGATGGAGGGCATCGAGGATGACACGCCGCTCACCTTCCCGCGCGGCACCCCGGTGAAAAGGACACGTTACAAATGCATCCTCGACCCCATCGACGGCACGCGCGGCCTCATGTATGACAAGCGCCCCGGCTGGATCCTCGCCGCCCTCGCCCCGCAGCGCGGCCCGCGCACCGGTCTCGCCGACATCACAGTCGCGGCCATGACCGAGCTGCCTGTTTCCAAACAATGGCGCTCCGAGCAATTCAGCGCCATCCGCGGCGCCGGTCCGCGCGGCGTGCGCGGCACGTGGACAAACGTGCTCACCGGCGCCACCGGCCGCGTCCGCCCCGCGCCATCGCAAGCCGCCGGCCTCGAGCACGGCTTTGCCTCCGTCTCGAAATTTTTCCCCGACGGCAAAGTCCTGCTCGCGCAGTTCGAGGAAAAACTCTGGGCCGCGCTCCAGCCGCCCGCGCCCGGCGGCGGCTCGCCGCTCATCTTCGACGACCAATACATCTCGACCGGCGGACAGCTCCACGAACTCCTCTCCGGCCACGACCGCATCACGGTTGACGTGCGTCCCGCCGCCTTTGCGAAACTCGGCCTTCCGTCCTCGCTCACCTGCCATCCCTACGACATTTGCGCCGCGCTGATTCTCACCGAGGCCGGCTGCATCGTCGAAAACCCCGCCGGCGGCGCCCTGCGCGCCCCGCTCGACACGACCACGCCCGTATCATGGATCGGATACGCCAATCCCGCCCTCGCCCGCCGCGCCCGCCCGGTCGTGAGGCGTTTGCTGCGCGAGTTTTTTGGGTAA
- the hpt gene encoding hypoxanthine phosphoribosyltransferase, translating to MSTITMPAARLPATHRDLESILVSAADIKRRLKKLGAAIAEAYGDEEITAVAIINGSIFFTADLLRHVPNPIRLDCIRIFSYRNSTKSHGKPKLLHSLSLDITNRHVLVIDDILDTGKTLSVVVDLLKKQNPASLRTCVLLDKRGRREVEFEADFVGFQIPDRFVVGYGLDFAERYRNLPCIGILKPELQNPPEWA from the coding sequence GTGTCCACCATCACCATGCCCGCCGCCCGACTTCCCGCCACTCACAGGGACCTTGAAAGCATCCTCGTGTCAGCCGCCGACATAAAACGCCGGCTCAAGAAACTCGGCGCCGCCATCGCCGAAGCCTACGGGGACGAGGAAATCACGGCGGTCGCCATCATCAACGGCTCGATCTTTTTCACGGCGGATTTGCTTCGCCACGTGCCCAATCCCATCCGCCTCGACTGCATTCGCATCTTCAGCTACCGCAACAGCACCAAGTCGCACGGCAAGCCCAAGCTCCTGCACAGCCTCTCGCTCGACATCACCAACCGCCACGTGCTCGTGATCGACGACATCCTCGACACCGGCAAGACGCTTTCCGTGGTGGTCGACCTGCTCAAAAAACAAAATCCCGCCAGCCTGCGCACCTGCGTGCTGCTCGACAAGCGGGGACGCCGCGAGGTGGAGTTCGAGGCGGATTTCGTGGGCTTCCAGATTCCCGACCGCTTCGTGGTCGGCTACGGCCTCGATTTCGCCGAGCGCTACCGCAACCTGCCCTGCATCGGCATCCTCAAGCCCGAACTCCAGAACCCGCCCGAATGGGCGTGA
- a CDS encoding SulP family inorganic anion transporter, with protein MLANEETVRSKLARFRPKLVDALQGYSKEKFLKDLMAGLTVGVVALSLCIGLGVASGVPPAAGLYAGIIGGFLVSALGGSRVQVGGPAGAFVGLLALMGAKYGLPNLLMCTMLAGLMLFAMGLLKMGALIKFVPQPVTAGFTCGIAITILLTQVKPFFGLEIVAEPAEFLPRIVALVQAAGTVNWTTVIISVLSLAVLGKWPVRYSRYVPGSIVVVIAGTLLAGLSQLSWVEGWFHLNTATIGSAFGEIPRGLPSFSWPRFDWQQLNNLVGPAFTIAVLCAIESLLSAVVADGLIDDQHDSNQELMGQGVANFVSPLFGGIPVTGVIARTATNIRNGAQTPVAGIVHSLFLLVVLLVAAPLAKYIPLASLAAVLISVGWKMGEWGEFRRLRKRPQGDAAVFLATFVLTVCFDLTIAVTVGMLLACFLFIKRVTETTQVQSMSGDGRQDAHQPGHGTHEELQEKLPDGVVIYRVFGALLFGAADKLDTVLRRGITDTRVVIFHMMAVTAMDVTALDRLENLQAKLKRNGRHLILCGPHTQAYFMMAKAGFLDEVGEANVMPDLPSSVTRAKELLAAGNAAKAGPAPAGAPA; from the coding sequence ATGCTCGCAAATGAGGAAACAGTCCGCTCAAAACTCGCCCGCTTCAGGCCGAAGCTGGTCGATGCCCTCCAAGGCTACTCGAAAGAGAAGTTTTTGAAGGACTTGATGGCGGGACTCACCGTCGGCGTGGTGGCGCTTTCGTTGTGCATCGGCCTGGGCGTGGCATCGGGCGTGCCCCCGGCGGCCGGCCTGTATGCCGGCATCATCGGCGGCTTCCTGGTGTCGGCGCTCGGCGGCTCGCGCGTGCAGGTGGGCGGACCGGCGGGGGCGTTTGTCGGCTTGCTGGCGCTGATGGGCGCGAAATACGGGCTGCCCAACCTGCTCATGTGCACGATGCTCGCGGGTTTGATGCTGTTCGCGATGGGGCTGTTGAAGATGGGCGCGCTCATCAAGTTTGTGCCGCAGCCGGTGACGGCGGGCTTCACGTGCGGCATCGCCATCACGATTTTGCTCACGCAGGTGAAGCCGTTTTTCGGCCTCGAAATCGTCGCTGAGCCCGCGGAGTTCCTTCCGCGCATCGTGGCGCTGGTGCAGGCGGCGGGCACGGTCAATTGGACGACGGTGATCATCTCGGTCCTGTCCCTCGCGGTTCTTGGGAAATGGCCGGTGCGCTACAGCCGTTATGTGCCGGGCTCCATCGTCGTGGTGATCGCCGGCACGTTGCTGGCCGGGCTCTCGCAGCTGTCGTGGGTGGAGGGTTGGTTTCACCTGAACACGGCCACCATCGGGTCGGCCTTCGGCGAAATCCCGCGCGGGCTGCCCTCGTTTTCCTGGCCGCGCTTTGACTGGCAGCAACTGAACAATCTCGTCGGCCCCGCGTTCACCATTGCGGTCCTGTGCGCCATCGAGTCGCTGCTGTCGGCCGTGGTGGCGGACGGGCTCATCGACGACCAGCACGATTCGAACCAGGAGCTCATGGGCCAGGGCGTGGCGAATTTTGTGTCCCCCCTCTTCGGCGGCATCCCGGTGACGGGTGTCATCGCGCGCACGGCCACCAACATCCGCAACGGCGCGCAGACGCCGGTGGCGGGCATCGTGCACTCGCTGTTCCTGCTGGTGGTGCTGCTGGTGGCCGCGCCGCTGGCGAAATACATCCCGCTGGCCTCGCTGGCCGCGGTGTTGATTTCCGTGGGCTGGAAGATGGGCGAATGGGGCGAGTTTCGGCGCCTGAGAAAACGCCCGCAGGGCGACGCCGCGGTGTTCCTGGCGACATTTGTCCTGACCGTGTGCTTCGATCTCACGATCGCGGTCACGGTCGGCATGCTGCTGGCGTGCTTCCTCTTCATCAAGCGCGTGACCGAGACCACGCAGGTGCAGTCGATGAGCGGCGACGGGCGGCAGGACGCGCACCAGCCGGGACACGGCACGCACGAGGAATTGCAGGAAAAGCTGCCCGACGGCGTGGTGATCTACCGCGTGTTCGGCGCGCTGCTCTTCGGCGCGGCCGACAAGCTCGACACCGTGCTGCGCCGCGGCATCACGGACACGCGCGTGGTGATTTTCCACATGATGGCCGTGACCGCGATGGACGTGACGGCGCTCGACCGGCTGGAAAACTTGCAGGCGAAACTGAAGCGCAACGGCCGCCACCTGATTCTCTGCGGGCCGCACACGCAGGCGTATTTCATGATGGCCAAGGCCGGCTTCCTCGACGAGGTCGGCGAGGCGAACGTGATGCCCGACCTGCCCTCGTCGGTGACGCGGGCCAAGGAATTGCTGGCCGCGGGAAACGCGGCCAAGGCCGGTCCGGCGCCGGCCGGGGCGCCCGCGTAA
- a CDS encoding ABC transporter substrate-binding protein: protein MTKRLVIIAALAFIIALPFLLRPKKRAGGPDANAGTLVIITPHNEAIRHEFGRGFAEWYRARTGKSVVIDWRVIGGTSEIARFLEGEYVAAFELHWRRGLGRAWGTEVQAAFHNGRLPAGASAVEREARAAFLASDVSCGIDVFFGGGTYDFERQARAGRIVDSGMLRAHPEWFREDVIPRAFAGEEYWDGEGRWIGTVLSSYGIVANLDALARLGVPQPRQWEDLKNPRLAGEIALADPTKSGSIAKAFENVIQQQMQKRLVALRAAQPDAEAGALEARAVREGWLDGMRLMQAIGANSRYFTDSSQKPPIDVAQGNSAAGMCIDFYGRQQQEAVSRRTGSERVAFIPPRGGSVSSVDPIALLRGAPHRETAVLFIEYVLSMDGQKLWNFKPGAPGGPRQYALRRLPVRRDFYEQPEFIAWRSDPEESPYGQKEQLVYRAAWTGGLFREMAFVIRVMCLDTHPELARAWRAIIEAGMPADALAAMQDLSAVDYDAAQTRIKQALGSRNKADEIRLADELANAFRRQYLAAERLARNAD from the coding sequence ATGACCAAGCGCCTTGTCATTATTGCAGCGCTGGCGTTCATCATCGCGCTGCCGTTCCTGTTGCGTCCGAAAAAGCGCGCGGGCGGCCCGGACGCGAATGCCGGCACGCTGGTCATCATCACTCCGCACAACGAGGCCATCCGCCACGAGTTCGGGCGCGGGTTTGCGGAATGGTATCGGGCCCGCACCGGGAAAAGCGTCGTCATCGACTGGCGCGTCATCGGCGGCACGAGCGAGATCGCCCGTTTTCTGGAGGGCGAGTATGTGGCCGCGTTTGAGTTGCACTGGCGGCGCGGGCTCGGACGCGCGTGGGGCACGGAGGTGCAGGCGGCGTTTCACAACGGGCGCCTCCCGGCCGGTGCGTCCGCGGTCGAGCGCGAGGCCCGGGCGGCCTTTCTGGCCTCGGATGTGAGTTGCGGCATCGACGTATTCTTCGGCGGCGGCACCTATGATTTCGAGCGGCAGGCGCGCGCGGGCCGCATCGTGGATTCCGGCATGCTGCGGGCGCATCCGGAATGGTTTCGCGAGGACGTGATCCCGCGCGCCTTCGCCGGGGAGGAATATTGGGACGGGGAAGGCCGCTGGATCGGCACGGTGTTGAGCAGCTACGGCATCGTGGCCAATCTCGACGCGCTCGCGCGGCTGGGCGTGCCGCAGCCGCGGCAGTGGGAGGATTTGAAAAATCCGCGTCTCGCGGGCGAGATCGCGCTGGCCGATCCGACCAAGAGCGGCTCGATTGCGAAGGCGTTTGAAAACGTGATCCAGCAGCAGATGCAGAAGCGGCTCGTGGCGTTGCGCGCCGCGCAGCCGGACGCGGAGGCCGGGGCGCTGGAGGCTCGCGCGGTGCGCGAGGGCTGGCTCGACGGGATGCGGCTGATGCAGGCGATCGGGGCGAACAGCCGTTATTTCACGGATTCGTCGCAAAAGCCGCCCATCGACGTGGCGCAGGGGAATTCGGCGGCGGGCATGTGCATCGATTTCTACGGACGGCAGCAGCAGGAGGCGGTGTCGCGTCGCACGGGGTCGGAGCGCGTGGCGTTCATCCCGCCGCGGGGCGGGAGCGTGAGCTCGGTGGACCCGATCGCGCTGCTGCGCGGCGCGCCCCACCGCGAGACGGCGGTGTTGTTCATCGAATACGTGCTGTCGATGGACGGGCAGAAATTGTGGAATTTCAAACCGGGCGCGCCGGGCGGCCCGCGCCAGTATGCGCTGCGGCGGCTGCCGGTGCGGCGGGATTTTTATGAACAGCCGGAATTTATCGCGTGGCGCAGCGACCCGGAGGAATCGCCCTACGGGCAAAAAGAGCAGCTCGTGTATCGCGCGGCGTGGACCGGCGGGTTGTTTCGCGAGATGGCGTTTGTGATCCGCGTGATGTGCCTCGACACGCATCCCGAACTCGCGCGCGCGTGGCGGGCGATCATCGAGGCGGGGATGCCGGCGGACGCGCTGGCGGCGATGCAGGATTTGTCGGCGGTGGATTACGACGCGGCGCAGACACGCATCAAGCAGGCGCTCGGGTCGAGAAACAAGGCCGACGAAATCCGCCTGGCCGACGAACTGGCCAATGCGTTTCGCCGCCAATACCTGGCCGCCGAGCGGCTGGCCCGGAACGCGGATTGA
- a CDS encoding crossover junction endodeoxyribonuclease RuvC has product MARMSVRQMWAAKLSGKLTPAAEVSRGDFALTRAPFSGLVLGIDPSLRGTGLALVEFTPGRAPVLLRCETVKVHAKVPMSSALAEIHRSVTAFLASPGLSVRHVALEQTIYVQNFQTAQILGAARGAAIAAAALREKPIFEYPPLRVKQAVVGAGRASKEQMARTVMGLLGHGRALAYDEADAAGVALCHAFTWRGEEA; this is encoded by the coding sequence ATGGCTCGGATGTCGGTCAGGCAAATGTGGGCGGCGAAACTGTCGGGGAAACTCACCCCGGCGGCGGAGGTGTCGCGCGGGGATTTCGCGCTGACGCGCGCGCCGTTTTCCGGACTCGTGCTCGGCATCGACCCGAGTTTGCGCGGCACCGGTCTGGCACTGGTCGAATTCACGCCCGGTCGCGCGCCGGTGCTGCTGCGTTGCGAAACGGTGAAGGTCCACGCAAAGGTGCCGATGTCGTCGGCGCTGGCGGAAATCCATCGTTCGGTGACGGCGTTTCTGGCCTCGCCCGGCCTGTCGGTGCGCCATGTCGCGCTGGAGCAGACCATCTATGTGCAGAATTTCCAGACGGCGCAGATCCTCGGCGCGGCGCGCGGCGCGGCCATCGCCGCGGCGGCGCTGCGCGAAAAGCCGATCTTCGAGTATCCGCCGCTGCGGGTGAAACAGGCCGTGGTCGGCGCGGGCCGGGCGAGCAAGGAACAAATGGCGCGCACGGTGATGGGGCTGCTCGGCCACGGACGCGCACTCGCCTACGACGAGGCCGATGCCGCGGGAGTGGCGTTGTGCCATGCGTTTACATGGCGCGGCGAAGAGGCGTAA